From the genome of Aspergillus chevalieri M1 DNA, chromosome 8, nearly complete sequence, one region includes:
- the HSE1 gene encoding ESCRT-0 subunit protein HSE1 (COG:U;~EggNog:ENOG410PKY6;~InterPro:IPR002014,IPR004152,IPR036028,IPR001452, IPR008942;~PFAM:PF14604,PF03127,PF00018,PF00790,PF07653;~go_function: GO:0005515 - protein binding [Evidence IEA];~go_process: GO:0006886 - intracellular protein transport [Evidence IEA]), protein MFRAQQNAFDDAVAKATDENLTSENWEFILDVCDKVSAEESGAKDAVAALIKRLAHRNANVQLYTLELANALAQNCGPKIHRELASRSFTDALLRLANDRNTHQQVKSKILERMEEWTEMFSNNPDFGIMEQAYMKLKTINPNLQPPSKPGKREITDVDRQKEEEELQMALALSIRDKPAPGPGPQAESSSSAAASAPQTSPPVQQQQQAQAQVQTQAPVSLPSGTSAATISRVRALYDFQPSEAGELQFRKGDIIAVLESVYKDWWKGSLRGQTGIFPLNYVEKLPDPTVDELQREAQMEGEVFGQIKNVEKLLTLLSTRNAGPNAQDNEEITTLYHSTLAIRPKLIELIGKYSQKKDEFTQLNEKFIKARRDYEALLEVSMTQPGQAPYARPGQPPYGYPAGYPQGPPPPQADPNRYFSPRPQDTQPLKPGASPYYGGEQMGYPPASQSPDPRNRTPSGGSPYQQPQQPPVTDAYQPVHHRPQSTYDHPQELGTSVYDSPVDRPAAQQLPYPSGGHVPPVMQRFQQQQQQAQAQQEYSPSAYSPDEPSSQGPYPTAPDAPMHQPPPVPTGAAAKPTTPYPSLTPGVPSGEGYQAYNPSSSNPNLFYR, encoded by the exons ATGTTTCGCGCACAGCAGAACGCTTTCGACGACGCTGTCG CCAAAGCGACAGATGAGAACCTCACGTCAGAGAACTGGGAATTTATTCTT GATGTTTGTGATAAAGTCTCTGCGGAAGAATCTGG CGCAAAGGATGCCGTGGCCGCGTTGATTAAGAGACTGGCGCATAGGAATGCCAATGTGCAGCTATACACTTTGGAG CTTGCCAATGCTTTGGCGCAAAACTGTGGCCCGAAAATTCATCGGGAGTTGGCGTCTAGGAGCTTTACTGATGCTTTGCTGCGTCTTGCTAATGACCGG AACACCCATCAGCAAGTTAAGTCGAAGATCCTCGAGCGTATGGAAGAATGGACGGAGATGTTTTCCAACAACCCGGACTTCGGCATCATGGAGCAGGCATACATGAAGCTTAAGACAATTA ATCCCAACCTACAGCCTCCCTCGAAGCCCGGCAAACGTGAAATCACCGACGTCGACCgccaaaaggaagaggaggaattgCAGATGGCGCTGGCGCTTTCAATTAGAGACAAGCCCGCACCGGGTCCAGGACCGCAGGCCGAATCCAGCTCGTCGGCCGCTGCCTCCGCTCCTCAAACGTCACCGCCCGttcagcagcaacaacaagcgCAGGCGCAGGTCCAAACACAAGCTCCTGTTTCGCTCCCGTCGGGAACATCGGCTGCCACCATTTCGCGTGTGAGAGCACTGTACGATTTCCAGCCTTCCGAGGCTGGTGAATTGCAATTCCGGAAAGGAGACATTATTGCTGTTCTGGAGTCTGTGTACAAGGACTGGTGGAAGGGTTCGCTGAGAGGCCAGACCGGAATTTTCCCTCTGAACTATGTCGAGAAGCTTCCCGATCCAACGGTTGACGAGCTGCAGCGCGAGGCCCAGATGGAGGGCGAGGTGTTTGGTCAGATTAAGAACGTGGAGAAATTGTTGACGCTGCTGAGCACGCGTAATGCCGGACCGAATGCGCAGGATAATGAGGAGATTACTACACTATACCACTCGACTTTGGCTATTCGGCCCAAGTTGATTGAGTTGATTGGAAAGTATTCGCAGAAGAAGG ACGAATTTACCCAGTTGAACGAGAAGTTCATTAAAGCGCGACGGGATTACGAAGCCCTTTTGGAAGTATCTATGACACAGCCTGGGCAGGCACCATATGCTAGACCTGGTCAACCTCCTTACGGATATCCTGCTGGGTATCCTCAGGGACCTCCGCCCCCACAGGCTGACCCTAACCGCTACTTTAGCCCGCGCCCTCAAG ACACTCAGCCGCTGAAACCCGGCGCATCCCCATACTACGGCGGAGAGCAAATGGGTTACCCTCCAGCCTCCCAATCCCCCGATCCTCGCAACCGCACTCCCTCCGGCGGCTCCCCTTACCAGCAACCCCAACAACCCCCAGTAACAGACGCGTACCAACCAGTCCACCACCGCCCACAATCCACCTACGACCATCCCCAAGAACTCGGAACATCCGTCTATGACTCTCCCGTCGACCGTCCAGCCGCCCAACAACTCCCTTACCCATCCGGAGGCCATGTCCCACCAGTCATGCAACGCttccaacaacagcagcaacaggccCAAGCCCAACAAGAATATTCGCCATCGGCCTACTCCCCGGATGAGCCTAGCAGCCAGGGCCCCTATCCCACAGCACCGGATGCACCCATGCATCAGCCTCCCCCTGTTCCTACGGGTGCAGCAGCGAAGCCTACTACGCCTTATCCGTCTTTGACGCCGGGTGTGCCGAGTGGGGAGGGTTACCAGGCTTATAATCCGTCGAGCTCGAATCCTAATTTGTTTTACCGATAG
- a CDS encoding aromatic alcohol reductase (COG:S;~EggNog:ENOG410PNDP;~InterPro:IPR036291,IPR008030;~PFAM:PF05368) — MASPQKILVIGAGELGYQVLRFLVQHPKRQGINVSVLLRPASPSLSPDDPKQKKIDSLQQLGIHIVPGDIVKDDEDTLSSIFARYDTIISCTGFVSGRGTQIKLTRAVLSSTTARSKPRTTRYIPWQFGVDYDVIGRGSAQDVFDEQLDVRDMLRSSSQKTETHLQWTIISTGMFTSFLFEPSFGVVDLENATICALGSWENRVTLTTPADIGRITAEIVLSSNAAVSSGCDLGSSSDSSSGKVLFIGGDTVSYTELATLVERIVQKPFHRTLLTVEDMQNALARDPGNTLLKYQIVFGQGRGVSWDLEETWNRRRGIRAMTAAEWAEMNLV; from the coding sequence ATGGCTTCCCCTCAAAAGATCCTTGTCATCGGCGCCGGGGAGCTGGGCTACCAGGTCCTACGCTTCTTAGTCCAGCACCCAAAACGCCAAGGCATAAATGTGTCGGTGTTGTTACGTCCAGCGAGTCCGAGTCTCTCGCCAGACGATCCTAAACAGAAAAAGATCGACAGTCTTCAACAACTAGGTATTCACATAGTACCAGgcgacattgtcaaagacgATGAAGACACACTGTCCTCGATTTTCGCCCGCTACGACACCATCATCAGCTGCACGGGTTTCGTATCCGGCAGAGGAACACAGATCAAATTGACCCGCGCCGTCCTATCATCCACCACTGCAAGAAGTAAACCCAGAACCACACGCTACATCCCCTGGCAGTTCGGGGTGGACTACGATGTCATCGGGCGAGGGTCCGCGCAGGATGTGTTCGACGAGCAACTTGACGTCCGTGACATGCTGCGTTCTTCTTCGCAAAAAACAGAGACCCACTTGCAGTGGACGATCATCTCTACGGGCATGTTCACGAGCTTTCTATTCGAGCCGTCCTTTGGAGTCGTCGATCTGGAAAACGCCACGATCTGCGCCCTGGGGAGCTGGGAAAATCGAGTCACGCTGACCACGCCAGCGGACATTGGGAGAATCACAGCGGAAATTGTCCTGAGCTCAAACGCTGCTGTCTCCTCCGGGTGCGATCTTGGATCCAGCTCCGACTCCAGCTCCGGCAAGGTGCTATTCATCGGAGGCGATACCGTCAGCTACACAGAGCTCGCGACGCTCGTCGAGAGAATCGTGCAGAAACCATTCCACAGAACCCTTCTCACGGTGGAAGACATGCAAAACGCGCTCGCGCGAGACCCGGGGAATACTTTGCTCAAGTATCAGATTGTTTTCGGACAGGGCCGTGGTGTTTCGTGGGACTTGGAGGAGACGTGGAATCGGCGGCGAGGAATACGCGCGATGACGGCGGCGGAGTGGGCGGAGATGAATTTGGTGTGA
- the pan2n2 gene encoding poly(A)-specific ribonuclease (COG:L;~EggNog:ENOG410PIB0;~InterPro:IPR012337,IPR038765,IPR036397,IPR015943, IPR013520,IPR028881,IPR028889,IPR030843,IPR036322;~MEROPS:MER0030317;~PFAM:PF13423,PF00929;~go_component: GO:0031251 - PAN complex [Evidence IEA];~go_function: GO:0003676 - nucleic acid binding [Evidence IEA];~go_function: GO:0004535 - poly(A)-specific ribonuclease activity [Evidence IEA];~go_function: GO:0005515 - protein binding [Evidence IEA];~go_process: GO:0000289 - nuclear-transcribed mRNA poly(A) tail shortening [Evidence IEA];~go_process: GO:0006397 - mRNA processing [Evidence IEA]), with the protein MEADWDELSRIPVPPPGPHALPTIATTIAFDDVMELLWMGNEFGRVMSFYGPELQRYTSVRAHPTTEGLVRQILFHERGVISLSSKSVHMISRRGLTQWHVSHDEMTDLRCMSFTAQTNRIIVAGCQRSMFTIDIDKGVIVDKLPTDHNYTIMKKSRYLCAGTDAGLVNALSLLDFRVVKSWKAHGTAVNDMDARNDLLVTCGFSVRQMGAPIADPLANVYDLKTLAPLPPIPFHAGAAYVRMHPKLHTTSFVASQTGQLQVVDLMNPNAINLRQANVPFMLGIDLSPSGEALAINDTECSIHLWGSPAKVHFNEMSREVEFADVTPRPPPLDWSLDTPLNMIGMPYYHERLFSAWPSHMVFEVGSPPALIDPSIIPYLRPAEIGHGAPNPKKTRRYQVENTRALASSEPALIAPKFLSEKAREQNKAKLDGTISDAAEALAGAKINGKSDDDPLLKYSNVEIKYSRFGVDDFDFRFYNKTVFSGLETHIANSFANALLQLFKFIPLVRNLALHHAASPCIFENCLLCEMGYLFDMLEKANGQNCQATNLLKTFSSFREASNLGLLEENLTTKSLSTAIQSVNRFFLGQIAHDSRIVMPNADDFDRNLTTLASESIRCMFCQNEIVRAGNSSLTELIYPPIDVKQVRRHPAYRFSNILRASIERETQNRGWCNYCRRYQQVAIRKTVHRMPLVLMINAALSNPICRRLWAIPGWLPEQVGVVVDNGQIMCYEGDDLKARIQNNMPGLLVYDLVGVVSEIDIPEHQKPHLVSFINVSISAREKQERNRWHLFNDFLVTEVDKDEALRFNQPWKVPCVLSYQVRDARHAIDDTWKLSLDTTLLFREWSLNGGRPVESCRKLTEQEKPSPGTPVALDTEFVDLEKAEIDVKADGSQEIVRPSRSGLARVSVLRGAGLQEGVPFIDDYITIKEPIVDYVTQYSGIKPSDLDLRTSEHNLVPLKIAYKKLWLLLNLGCIFVGHGLASDFRQINIQVPKSQTVDTQYLYFHPAKNRRLSLRYLAWAVFKEFIQEEPTDPSQGHDSIEDARMALRLWKKFQEYEDAGIVNQILEEIFREGAKLGFRPPPRNGTAAVLSRPGTAVTMQASNGASTPTGQENVPPPVSTPTTPRQGFRRAIALTPSNGSFTSPGTGDFFTGSPLR; encoded by the exons ATGGAAGCCGATTGGGATGAGCTATCGCGCATCCCGGTGCCTCCCCCGGGCCCGCATGCATTGCCAACGATTGCAACAACTATTGCTTTTGATGATGTGATGGAGCTTTTGTGGATGGGGAATGAATTT GGACGGGTTATGTCGTTTTACGGACCGGAATTACAGAGATATACCTCCGTTCGAGCACATCCTACCACCGAAGGCTTGGTGCGGCAGATTTTATTCCATGAAAGGGGTGTGATTTCGTTGTCTTCGAAGAGTGTGCACATGATATCCCGACGCGGCCTCACGCAATGGCACGTTTCCCACGATGAAATGACAGACCTGCGGTGCATGAGCTTTACGGCGCAAACAAATCGGATTATTGTGGCGGGGTGTCAACGGAGTATGTTTACGATCGATATTGATAAGGGTGTTATCGTCGACAAATTGCCCACCGACCACAACTATACAATAATGAAGAAGAGTCGGTACTTGTGTGCTGGGACAGACGCAGGCTTGGTGAACGCGCTCAGTCTACTTGATTTCCGCGTTGTCAAGTCATGGAAGGCACATGGGACTGCGGTCAACGATATGGATGCCCGAAATGACCTGCTAGTGACCTGCGGATTTTCAGTTAGGCAGATGGGCGCTCCAATTGCCGACCCGCTCGCCAACGTTTATGATCTGAAGACATTGGCGCCGTTACCTCCGATTCCTTTCCATGCCGGTGCGGCCTATGTGCGCATGCATCCGAAGCTACATACCACTAGTTTTGTAGCGTCTCAAACCGGGCAGCTGCAAGTGGTGGATCTTATGAACCCTAATGCCATCAACCTTCGTCAAGCCAACGTCCCCTTCATGCTTGGCATTGACCTGTCGCCTTCTGGAGAAGCTCTGGCTATCAATGACACCGAGTGTTCAATTCACCTCTGGGGTTCTCCCGCAAAGGTACATTTCAACGAGATGAGTCGAGAAGTTGAGTTTGCAGATGTCACACCGCGCCCACCTCCTCTCGACTGGTCTCTCGACACACCGTTGAACATGATTGGCATGCCGTATTATCACGAGCGCCTTTTTTCTGCTTGGCCGAGTCACATGGTGTTCGAAGTCGGCAGCCCACCAGCTCTTATCGATCCCTCTATAATACCCTATCTCCGTCCTGCTGAGATTGGTCATGGCGCACCAAATCCCAAGAAGACTAGACGATACCAGGTCGAAAACACTCGCGCATTAGCATCTTCTGAACCTGCTCTTATCGCCCCCAAGTTCCTGAGTGAGAAGGCACGGGAACAGAACAAGGCCAAATTGGATGGAACCATCAGTGATGCCGCAGAGGCTCTGGCGGGTGCGAAGATCAACGGGAAATCGGACGACGACCCACTGCTCAAATACAGCAATGTCGAGATTAAATACAGTAGGTTTGGTGTTGATGATTTCGACTTCAG GTTTTATAACAAGACCGTCTTCTCTGGCCTCGAAACACACATTGCAAACTCTTTTGCTAACGCCCTCCTTCAACTTTTCAAATTCATCCCACTCGTCCGCAATTTGGCGCTTCATCACGCTGCCAGCCCTTGTATCTTCGAGAACTGCCTTTTATGTGAGATGGGCTATCTCTTCGACATGCTCGAAAAGGCAAATGGCCAGAACTGCCAGGCCACCAATTTATTGAAGACCTTCAGCAGCTTCCGGGAGGCATCGAATTTGGGCCTTCTCGAAGAGAATCTCACCACCAAATCGCTTTCTACAGCTATTCAGTCGGTTAATCGGTTCTTCCTTGGCCAGATCGCTCACGACTCCCGCATAGTAATGCCTAATGCGGATGACTTCGACCGTAATCTGACTACCCTCGCATCGGAATCTATCCGATGCATGTTTTGTCAGAACGAGATCGTCAGAGCCGGAAACTCATCTCTGACGGAATTAATATACCCACCTATCGACGTGAAGCAAGTCCGAAGACACCCAGCGTACCGATTTTCTAACATCCTTAGAGCCAGCATCGAGAGGGAAACCCAAAATAGAGGCTGGTGCAACTATTGCCGACGCTACCAGCAAGTCGCCATTCGGAAAACAGTACACCGTATGCCGCTCGTTCTGATGATCAATGCGGCACTCAGCAATCCTATATGTCGACGACTTTGGGCAATTCCTGGCTGGCTCCCGGAACaggttggtgttgttgttgacaACGGCCAAATTATGTGCTATGAAGGGGATGATCTGAAGGCGCGCATTCAGAATAATATGCCAGGTCTCTTGGTATACGACCTTGTTGGTGTCGTTTCAGAGATTGATATTCCAGAGCATCAAAAGCCCCACCTTGTTTCGTTTATTAATGTTTCGATATCTGCCCGGGAAAAGCAGGAAAGGAATAGATGGCATTTGTTCAACGATTTCTTGGTCACCGAAGTGGACAAGGACGAAGCTCTTCGGTTTAATCAGCCCTGGAAAGTCCCCTGCGTCTTGTCGTACCAGGTGCGGGACGCTCGTCATGCGATTGATGACACTTGGAAACTGTCGCTTGATACCACTCTTCTTTTCCGCGAGTGGTCTTTGAA TGGTGGCCGTCCTGTCGAATCATGCCGTAAACTTACAGAACAAGAAAAGCCATCCCCTGGCACACCCGTCGCTCTTGACACGGAGTTTGTCGACCTAGAAAAGGCGGAGATCGATGTCAAAGCAGACGGATCGCAGGAGATTGTTCGACCGAGTAGGAGCGGACTTGCTCGAGTTTCTGTGCTGCGCGGCGCAGGATTACAAGAGGGAGTTCCTTTCATTGACGACTATATTACGATTAAGGAACCGATTGTCGACTACGTGACACAGTACTCTGGTATCAAGCCCAGCGACTTGGATCTGAGAACCAGCGAGCATAATCTTGTCCCGCTCAAGATTGCATACAAGAAACTCTGGCTTCTTCTCAACTTGGGTTGCATTTTCGTTGGACATGGCCTGGCCTCCGACTTCCGCCAGATCAACATCCAGGTTCCCAAGAGCCAAACCGTGGATACACAATATCTCTACTTCCACCCTGCTAAAAACCGTCGTCTCAGTCTTCGGTATCTTGCCTGGGCGGTATTCAAAGAGTTCATCCAAGAAGAACCCACAGaccccagccagggccacgACTCAATTGAAGACGCCCGCATGGCGCTCCGTCTCTGGAAGAAGTTCCAGGAATATGAAGATGCAGGGATCGTCAATCAAATATTGGAAGAGATCTTCCGCGAAGGAGCTAAACTTGGGTTCCGACCTCCCCCTCGAAACGGCACAGCAGCCGTCCTTTCTCGTCCTGGGACTGCTGTGACCATGCAAGCATCCAACGGCGCCAGCACACCCACTGGACAGGAAAATGTTCCACCACCGGTTAGCACACCGACTACGCCTCGTCAAGGGTTCCGTCGGGCGATTGCTTTAACGCCCAGTAATGGCAGTTTTACCAGTCCCGGGACAGGCGATTTCTTTACTGGAAGTCCCTTGCGGTGA
- the HBS1 gene encoding putative translation elongation factor EF-1 subunit (COG:J;~EggNog:ENOG410PF8R;~InterPro:IPR015033,IPR005225,IPR027417,IPR000795, IPR031157,IPR004161,IPR004160,IPR009001,IPR009000;~PFAM:PF00009,PF08938,PF01926,PF03143,PF03144;~go_function: GO:0003924 - GTPase activity [Evidence IEA];~go_function: GO:0005525 - GTP binding [Evidence IEA]), whose product MSRHRMKTVSYDDDFDDDDGYDSPDPEEQELLEQCTKEVLGQLRSGEPSVTATRDEVQEALWHYYNDVEKSVNYLRGKKVKEIQKKQTPPATAKPKVPAYPIPTPTTSPQIAHFSAAEFFRDSPWLNVPPHRKADILVEPLYPRMGLLGGAPESGGKVSKLAALAAARKKKEGEKTPAEATPAVATPSVDKTPETPAAEAKPSPLSLRERLAANDKPRKPSNGISTLRSLGKGSPAPSPLKKSRPEPAKPEVSTEPGPEEPVKNDQADHKEKEEPKVNIRAPPSGFASTIVGDSTRPMMTGPSHLHSNTADLIRIYGEDLTEPFDFAGPSPDDVVMNAQSSAKGFKSKQPAAKSAGDKKAQGDLAGGMGNLSVAEKVNVKSKNLDVLSEYKKSNRKKSANFVVIGHVDAGKSTLMGRLLADLKAVDQRTLEKYKREAEKIGKGSFALAWVLDQGTEERARGVTIDIATNKFETEKTAFTIVDAPGHRDFVPNMIAGASQADFAVLVIDSSTGKFESGLKGQTKEHALLVRSMGVQKIIVAVNKMDSVQWDKERFDEIEQQVSSFLTAAGFQPKNIAFVPCSGIQGDNITRRSEDPNVSWYTGRTLVDELETSERYSHALDKPLRMTIADVFRGSVQNPLSISGRVEAGSLQVGDELLTMPSGEKATIRSLEVDGDVSDWAVAGQNIVLNLANIDPVHLRSGDVICHSSSPIQNITSFTTKVLAFEHLMPSMVDIHRGRLHVPGRISKLVATLDKGSGASVKKKPKIVAPGSVARIVVEMDQGVPLEAPTRVVLRAGGETVAAGLLE is encoded by the exons ATGTCGCGACACCGCATGAAAACAGTGAGCTACGACGACGAtttcgacgacgacgacggttACGATTCTCCCGATCCAGAAGAGCAGGAGCTCCTCGAACAGTGTACGAAAGAAGTACTTGGGCAGCTTCGCTCGGGGGAACCGTCGGTGACGGCGACGAGGGATGAGGTCCAGGAGGCACTTTGGCATTACTATAACGACGTGGAGAAGTCGGTGAACTATTTGAGAG GGAAGAAAGTAAAGGAGATTCAGAAGAAGCAGACTCCTCCCGCAACGGCGAAGCCAAAAG TGCCTGCATACCCCATTCCAACCCCGACTACATCTCCGCAGATCGCGCACTTCTCAGCGGCAGAGTTCTTTCGCGATTCGCCATGGTTGAATGTACCTCCACATCGTAAGGCCGACATCCTTGTGGAGCCTTTATATCCTCGAATGGGTCTTTTGGGCGGAGCTCCAGAGAGCGGTGGGAAAGTTTCCAAACTGGCTGCGTTGGCTGCTGCgcggaagaagaaagaaggggAGAAAACGCCTGCAGAAGCAACACCGGCTGTCGCTACTCCGAGCGTTGATAAGACTCCTGAGACACCTGCTGCGGAGGCAAAACCGAGTCCGTTGTCGCTGCGTGAGAGACTGGCCGCGAATGATAAGCCGCGAAAGCCATCGAATGGTATATCGACACTTCGCTCCCTTGGCAAAGGTAGTCCTGCACCTTCGCCGCTGAAGAAATCAAGACCCGAGCCAGCGAAGCCCGAAGTTTCCACAGAGCCTGGGCCGGAAGAACCGGTAAAGAATGACCAGGCGGATCacaaggaaaaagaagagccTAAGGTGAACATTCGTGCGCCACCATCCGGCTTTGCGAGCACGATTGTCGGAGACAGCACACGTCCGATGATGACCGGGCCCAGCCACTTGCACTCGAACACCGCTGATTTGATACGAATTTACGGTGAAGATCTTACTGAACCTTTTGACTTTGCAGGCCCCAGTCCCGACGATGTAGTTATGAACGCACAGAGCTCAGCAAAAG GCTTCAAGTCGAAACAGCCTGCGGCCAAGTCAGCAGGCGATAAGAAGGCCCAGGGCGATCTGGCAGGTGGCATGGGCAACTTGAGTGTTGCGGAGAAGGTGAACGTGAAAAGCAAAAACCTTGATGTGTTGTCGGAGTACAAGAAGTCAAATCGAAAGAAGAGTGCCAATTTTGTGGTTATTg GCCATGTTGATGCCGGAAAATCTACGCTTATGGGACGCTTACTTGCTGACCTGAAAGCCGTTGATCAACGGACGTTAGAGAAATACAAACGGGAGGCGGAGAAGATCGGGAAAGGGTCATTTGCTTTGGCTTGGGTGCTGGATCAGGGTACCGAAGAGAGAGCCCGTGGTGTAACCATCGACATTGCAACCAACAAATTCGAGACGGAAAAAACCGCTTTCACCATCGTTGACGCTCCGGGCCATCGGGACTTTGTGCCCAACATGATTGCTGGGGCCAGTCAGGCGGATTTTGCGGTTCTTGTCATCGATTCTAGCACAGGAAAGTTTGAGTCGGGGTTGAAGGGCCAGACTAAGGAGCATGCGTTGTTGGTGCGGAGTATGGGGGTTCAGAAAATCATTGTTGCTGTGAACAAGATGGATTCGGTGCAATGGGACAAAGAGCGCTTTGACGAGATTGAGCAACAAGTTTCGTCGTTTTTGACCGCTGCCGGATTCCAACCCAAGAACATCGCGTTTGTTCCTTGTTCCGGTATTCAGGGTGACAACATCACTCGACGCAGCGAAGATCCCAATGTTTCGTGGTATACTGGACGGACCTTGGTCGATGAACTGGAGACTTCGGAGCGTTACTCGCATGCACTGGATAAGCCACTGCGGATGACGATCGCCGATGTTTTCCGGGGTAGCGTGCAAAACCCTCTATCGATCTCAGGCCGCGTCGAGGCGGGCAGCTTGCAAGTAGGCGACGAATTGCTCACGATGCCCAGTGGAGAGAAAGCGACGATCCGCAGCTTGGAGGTTGACGGGGACGTTAGTGATTGGGCTGTGGCAGGTCAGAACATTGTCTTGAACTTGGCAAACATCGACCCTGTGCACCTCCGGTCTGGAGACGTCATTTGCCATTCCTCGTCGCCCATCCAGAACATCACCAGCTTCACGACCAAGGTGCTCGCATTCGAACATTTGATGCCCAGCATGGTTGACATCCACCGCGGTCGTCTTCATGTGCCAGGACGGATCAGTAAGCTGGTTGCAACCCTGGACAAAGGGTCTGGCGCGTCTGTCAAGAAGAAGCCAAAGATCGTGGCACCTGGTTCAGTGGCTCGgattgtagtcgagatggACCAAGGAGTTCCTCTGGAGGCGCCTACGCGGGTTGTTCTACGTGCCGGAGGGGAGACTGTGGCGGCGGGATTGCTTGAATAG